The Spirosoma foliorum genome has a window encoding:
- a CDS encoding DUF7674 family protein, which produces MKNEISRNELLNILANRIPEARREFMRMPDQLSVAAILNKLFDITASLISQHKFRVVKRCLLVAEDLLKEGDHDIRTSLKTVYMYRLATLLYKRDAQSEFVHFLLPIGLRTEFHRNTYPDE; this is translated from the coding sequence ATGAAAAACGAGATTAGCCGCAATGAGTTACTTAACATACTCGCCAATCGGATTCCTGAAGCGCGACGAGAGTTTATGCGTATGCCTGATCAACTTAGTGTAGCCGCTATTCTGAACAAACTATTTGATATAACAGCTAGCCTCATCAGCCAGCATAAGTTCAGAGTTGTGAAACGGTGTTTGCTGGTAGCAGAAGACTTGTTAAAAGAGGGTGATCATGACATTAGGACAAGCTTGAAAACCGTTTATATGTATCGACTAGCTACGTTACTCTATAAACGGGATGCCCAATCAGAATTTGTTCATTTTCTGTTACCTATCGGTCTGCGCACCGAATTTCATCGTAATACGTATCCGGATGAATAG
- a CDS encoding DUF7674 family protein: METIIDQSCLRSLLIEQIPEARNEFGALPGEASVYTTLHKLCEVTSVLAHQNRFKAVKHCLLAAEELLTHAEPKISNAVCTIYVYYISLLLDKRDSRAEVIHYMLPLALRTEYRRQLTTSLP; this comes from the coding sequence ATGGAAACCATCATTGATCAAAGCTGCTTACGTAGCTTATTAATCGAGCAAATACCAGAAGCTCGAAATGAGTTTGGAGCTTTACCTGGGGAGGCCAGTGTGTACACCACCCTTCATAAACTTTGCGAAGTAACCTCAGTGCTGGCGCATCAGAATAGATTCAAAGCCGTCAAACACTGTCTATTAGCCGCGGAGGAATTGTTGACGCATGCTGAACCGAAGATCAGCAATGCCGTTTGTACGATTTACGTCTATTACATAAGCCTGTTGCTGGATAAACGGGACTCTCGGGCAGAAGTAATTCATTATATGTTGCCTCTGGCGTTACGTACTGAATACCGTCGTCAATTAACAACCTCCCTTCCATAA
- a CDS encoding GNAT family N-acetyltransferase encodes MDTDCRISIASREHLSQADSICRQMALSAQSRGTGIAGRSPESIRKKMEEGKAIIATLPNGQWIGFTYLDVWEEGKFVSQSGLIVDPAFRQHGVARRLKYALFTLSRRLFPKAKIFSITTNQAVMSLNTQLGFRPVAFSELPQEARFWGQCASCQNCDILIRTSKKYCLCTGMLFDPAFSASANPAKTYAFVP; translated from the coding sequence ATGGACACTGACTGTAGAATTTCAATTGCTTCTCGAGAGCACTTATCGCAGGCGGATTCGATCTGCCGACAAATGGCTCTGAGTGCTCAGAGCCGGGGAACCGGTATTGCCGGTCGTTCGCCTGAATCGATTCGTAAAAAAATGGAAGAAGGTAAAGCTATCATTGCTACGTTACCGAATGGGCAATGGATTGGCTTTACGTACTTGGATGTATGGGAAGAAGGAAAATTTGTTTCTCAATCGGGTTTGATTGTCGACCCTGCTTTCCGGCAACACGGCGTGGCCAGACGACTTAAATATGCTTTGTTTACGTTAAGTCGGCGGCTTTTCCCCAAGGCAAAAATTTTTAGTATCACGACTAATCAGGCCGTCATGAGCCTGAATACTCAGCTTGGTTTTCGGCCAGTCGCTTTCTCAGAATTACCTCAAGAAGCTCGTTTCTGGGGGCAATGTGCAAGCTGTCAAAACTGTGATATTTTAATCCGAACAAGCAAAAAATACTGTCTCTGCACGGGTATGTTATTCGATCCGGCCTTCTCGGCTTCAGCAAATCCTGCTAAAACATATGCCTTTGTTCCCTGA
- a CDS encoding potassium-transporting ATPase subunit F, whose translation MITLVFIVALLVFAYMLYVLIKPEKF comes from the coding sequence ATGATTACTCTCGTCTTTATTGTCGCGTTGCTGGTTTTCGCCTACATGTTATACGTGTTAATTAAACCAGAAAAGTTTTAA
- the kdpA gene encoding potassium-transporting ATPase subunit KdpA: MTTEWIGVLVMYGLTVLLAIPLGKFLAKVFKDEPNAFDFMKPLERLIYRLGGVDPTADLTWKQNLVALLTINMVWFILAFVLLLVQGSLPLNPDGNPSQTPDLAFNTAISFMVNCDLQHYSGESGATYLTQLVVMMFLMFTSAATGIAAAVLLFRSFLPKMTETVGNFYVLFTKAITRLLLPGSLLIALILVFNGVPASFDGKDTIVSMQGDTVGVSRGPAAGMIAIKHLGTNGGGWFGANSTHPLESPNYLTNMVEMIAQMIIPIAMIFALGFFINRKRFAWMIYGVMTIGFLLLVIPTIFTELGGSPAIAQLGVGQPTGAMEGKEVRFGTLASAYWSIATTIISTGSVNSMHDSSMALSGVMELLGMMVNAFYGGVGAGLLNFYFFLIIAVFISGLMVGRTPELFGRKVEAREIKIASIVALLSAFLVKGGTALAAWIFMQYGDAAGVASTWAVKPSAWLNNPGFHGFSEMLYEMTSANANNGSGFEGLGDNNFFWNFSTGIVLIVGRFIPIIGPVAIAGLLARKKYVPESLGTLPVDTATFGLMIFAVIFILTALSFFPALALGPLAEYFSLK, translated from the coding sequence ATGACAACTGAATGGATTGGCGTACTGGTCATGTATGGACTAACGGTCCTGCTGGCGATTCCGCTGGGCAAGTTTCTTGCCAAGGTTTTTAAAGATGAGCCGAACGCGTTCGACTTCATGAAGCCGTTAGAGCGACTCATTTATCGTCTGGGTGGCGTTGACCCAACCGCTGACCTGACCTGGAAACAGAATCTGGTAGCGCTTCTGACGATCAACATGGTCTGGTTTATACTGGCCTTCGTTCTGCTATTAGTTCAGGGAAGTTTGCCACTCAATCCGGATGGTAACCCCTCGCAAACCCCCGACCTGGCTTTCAATACGGCCATTAGTTTTATGGTCAACTGCGACCTACAACACTACTCCGGCGAATCCGGTGCGACCTATCTGACGCAATTGGTCGTCATGATGTTTTTGATGTTCACCTCTGCGGCAACCGGTATAGCTGCAGCCGTCCTGTTGTTTCGCTCGTTCCTGCCGAAAATGACTGAAACGGTTGGTAACTTTTATGTCCTGTTTACAAAAGCCATTACCCGGCTCTTGTTGCCCGGCTCACTCCTAATCGCCTTAATCTTAGTCTTTAACGGAGTACCTGCTAGTTTCGACGGTAAAGATACGATTGTATCGATGCAGGGCGATACGGTTGGGGTTTCGCGGGGACCGGCAGCGGGTATGATTGCCATCAAGCACCTGGGTACCAATGGTGGGGGCTGGTTTGGTGCGAATTCAACCCATCCGCTGGAAAGCCCTAATTACCTGACTAATATGGTTGAAATGATCGCTCAAATGATCATTCCCATTGCGATGATTTTCGCCTTAGGCTTCTTTATCAATCGGAAACGCTTTGCCTGGATGATTTATGGGGTGATGACCATTGGCTTTCTGCTTCTGGTTATTCCAACCATTTTCACTGAATTAGGGGGTAGTCCAGCTATCGCTCAACTGGGTGTTGGGCAACCAACGGGCGCTATGGAAGGTAAAGAAGTCAGGTTTGGCACGCTGGCTTCGGCCTACTGGAGCATCGCCACAACGATCATTTCAACGGGATCGGTCAATTCCATGCACGACTCCTCAATGGCTTTGTCAGGTGTTATGGAACTATTGGGCATGATGGTAAACGCGTTCTACGGGGGCGTCGGGGCTGGTTTGCTGAACTTTTACTTTTTCCTGATCATTGCCGTCTTCATTTCGGGACTGATGGTTGGCCGGACTCCCGAGCTCTTCGGTCGGAAAGTGGAAGCGCGTGAAATCAAGATTGCCTCGATTGTCGCCTTGCTGAGCGCTTTCCTGGTAAAAGGTGGTACGGCGTTGGCAGCCTGGATTTTTATGCAGTACGGCGATGCAGCCGGGGTGGCGTCCACCTGGGCAGTTAAACCCTCCGCCTGGTTGAACAACCCTGGTTTTCATGGTTTCTCAGAAATGCTCTATGAAATGACCTCGGCCAATGCCAACAACGGATCGGGCTTTGAAGGGCTGGGCGATAACAACTTCTTCTGGAACTTCTCAACGGGAATCGTGCTGATTGTGGGCCGGTTTATTCCCATCATTGGACCAGTTGCTATTGCAGGCTTGCTGGCTCGTAAAAAGTATGTTCCCGAGTCATTAGGTACGCTACCAGTTGATACGGCCACGTTTGGACTGATGATTTTTGCGGTCATTTTCATTCTCACGGCACTATCCTTCTTTCCAGCACTGGCCTTGGGACCACTAGCTGAATATTTCTCACTTAAATAA
- the kdpB gene encoding potassium-transporting ATPase subunit KdpB yields the protein MAKQSSSPSLFQRELVGTAIRESFVKLNPAILIKNPVMFTVEIGTLIMVFVTAYIALSGDTTQGSLTYNIVITLILLITVLFANFAEAIAEARGKAQAESLRKTRQETPAKVIRPVGNMKLDEVQTISSAQLKKGDVFICEPGDIIPSDGEIIEGLATIDESAITGESAPVIREAGGDKSSVTGGTKVLSDKIKVMVTTQPGESFLDKMIALVEGATRQKTPNEIALTILLAGFTLIFIIVCVALKPFADYANTPITIAALISLFVCLIPTTIGGLLSAIGIAGMDRALRANVIAKSGRAVETAGDIDTLLLDKTGTITIGNRKATNFYPAPGIKQVDMIRISALSSLADDTPEGKSIVELAGLDVTRNLNTNGSKLIKFTAETRSSGIDLPTGERIRKGATDSIRNIVERAGNNFPPETDKKAKEIAANGGTPLVVIQNEEVKGVVELQDIIKPGIAERFERLRKMGVKTVMVTGDNPLTAKFIAEKAGVDDYIAEAKPEDKMQYIRTEQTGGKLVAMMGDGTNDAPALAQADVGVAMNSGTQAAKEAGNMVDLDNDPTKLIEVVEIGKQLLITRGTLTTFSIANDVAKYFAIVPALFTLSIPALQALNIMRLHSPESAILSAVIFNAIIIPMLIPLALRGVEYKPIGASALLRRNLLLYGVGGIIAPFIGIKLIDLMVGLFV from the coding sequence ATGGCAAAGCAATCATCTTCCCCCAGCCTGTTCCAACGGGAACTCGTCGGGACAGCCATCCGAGAGTCATTTGTAAAATTGAATCCTGCCATCCTGATTAAAAACCCGGTGATGTTTACTGTCGAAATTGGCACCTTGATCATGGTGTTCGTGACGGCTTATATTGCGCTTTCGGGGGATACCACGCAGGGGTCATTGACCTACAATATCGTTATCACGCTTATTCTGCTCATCACGGTCCTATTCGCCAATTTTGCTGAAGCCATTGCTGAAGCGAGGGGTAAGGCACAGGCCGAATCGCTCCGGAAAACCCGGCAAGAGACCCCCGCTAAAGTTATCCGACCAGTAGGGAATATGAAACTCGATGAGGTGCAAACAATCTCGTCCGCACAACTTAAAAAAGGCGACGTATTCATCTGCGAACCCGGTGATATTATTCCGTCGGATGGCGAAATCATTGAAGGCCTGGCGACTATCGACGAATCGGCCATTACCGGGGAATCAGCTCCGGTAATTCGCGAAGCGGGTGGTGATAAATCCTCGGTAACGGGTGGTACGAAAGTACTTTCTGATAAGATTAAGGTAATGGTAACCACGCAGCCTGGTGAATCATTTCTGGACAAAATGATTGCGCTCGTGGAAGGCGCTACCCGGCAGAAAACACCGAATGAAATTGCCTTGACGATTCTGCTGGCTGGTTTTACGCTTATTTTTATCATTGTCTGCGTCGCCTTGAAGCCTTTTGCCGACTACGCCAACACCCCCATCACGATAGCCGCCTTGATTTCGCTGTTCGTCTGTCTGATTCCGACGACTATCGGTGGCTTGTTATCGGCCATTGGGATTGCGGGTATGGACCGTGCGCTACGGGCCAATGTCATTGCCAAGTCAGGACGGGCCGTTGAAACAGCGGGCGATATTGATACGTTGCTGCTCGATAAAACGGGAACCATTACTATTGGTAACCGGAAAGCCACGAATTTTTATCCTGCCCCAGGTATCAAACAAGTTGATATGATACGCATTTCGGCGCTTAGCTCACTGGCCGATGATACGCCAGAAGGTAAGTCGATTGTCGAACTGGCAGGCCTTGATGTCACCCGGAATCTGAATACGAACGGCTCTAAACTAATCAAGTTTACGGCCGAAACACGCTCGTCAGGTATTGATTTGCCTACCGGTGAACGAATTCGAAAAGGGGCAACGGATTCAATCCGTAACATTGTCGAGCGGGCGGGCAATAACTTCCCCCCCGAAACGGATAAAAAAGCCAAGGAGATTGCTGCCAACGGCGGAACGCCCTTGGTTGTCATCCAAAACGAAGAAGTTAAGGGTGTTGTCGAATTACAGGATATTATCAAACCGGGTATTGCTGAACGCTTCGAGCGGCTCCGCAAGATGGGCGTAAAAACGGTGATGGTGACAGGCGACAACCCACTGACCGCCAAGTTTATTGCGGAAAAAGCGGGCGTCGATGATTACATAGCTGAAGCCAAACCGGAAGATAAAATGCAGTACATCCGCACGGAACAGACTGGCGGTAAACTGGTAGCCATGATGGGAGACGGTACTAACGATGCGCCCGCCCTGGCCCAGGCTGATGTGGGCGTAGCGATGAACTCAGGAACGCAGGCGGCTAAAGAAGCCGGTAACATGGTGGACCTGGATAATGATCCAACCAAACTCATTGAGGTCGTGGAAATTGGTAAACAGTTGCTCATCACACGGGGTACGCTAACGACGTTCTCCATTGCCAATGACGTTGCGAAGTATTTCGCCATTGTTCCCGCTCTGTTTACGCTGTCAATTCCAGCTTTGCAGGCTCTCAACATTATGCGCTTGCACTCCCCCGAGTCAGCAATTCTGTCGGCGGTGATTTTTAACGCCATCATTATTCCGATGCTGATTCCGCTAGCCTTGCGCGGGGTAGAATATAAACCAATTGGCGCTAGTGCCCTGTTACGTCGGAATCTATTGCTCTACGGGGTTGGCGGTATTATAGCTCCCTTTATCGGGATCAAATTGATTGACCTGATGGTCGGATTATTTGTCTAA
- a CDS encoding K(+)-transporting ATPase subunit C, whose amino-acid sequence MKTHIGPAIRLTLVMLVLLVVIYPLVVAGIAKLAPGAGKGETVTVNGKVVGYKLIGQKFTEDRYFNSRPSAVEYNAAGSAGSNKGPSNPDYLKTVQARIDTFLVHNPGVNKADIPAELVTASGSGLDPDLSPTGAKIQVARIAKVRGISAEQLNQLVDQHTEGPLLGIFGPAKVNVLALNVALDQVK is encoded by the coding sequence ATGAAAACCCATATTGGACCAGCCATTCGATTGACACTTGTCATGCTGGTATTGTTAGTGGTTATTTATCCCCTTGTCGTGGCAGGCATTGCCAAATTAGCCCCCGGTGCAGGAAAAGGAGAAACGGTTACTGTAAACGGTAAAGTGGTAGGGTACAAGTTAATTGGCCAGAAATTCACCGAAGATCGGTATTTTAACAGTCGCCCGTCAGCTGTAGAGTACAATGCAGCCGGATCAGCCGGTTCGAATAAAGGCCCATCGAACCCAGATTACCTGAAAACAGTACAGGCCCGCATTGATACGTTTCTGGTTCATAATCCAGGTGTTAACAAAGCTGATATTCCCGCCGAGCTGGTAACAGCCTCAGGTTCTGGTTTAGATCCGGATTTGTCACCTACCGGAGCCAAAATACAGGTGGCTCGTATTGCTAAAGTACGGGGCATCTCGGCAGAGCAACTGAACCAATTAGTTGATCAGCATACGGAAGGGCCGCTGTTAGGCATTTTTGGCCCCGCCAAAGTGAATGTGTTAGCGCTGAATGTAGCTCTTGATCAGGTTAAATAA
- the kdpA gene encoding potassium-transporting ATPase subunit KdpA, whose translation MIPQYIGLGLLFGLAVGLAIGAGWYMNRVFNGKKSGFDVLAPLERLLYRLGGIDPTQPMTWRQYAVAMLTINGLWLVYGLIVLLVQAAIPIWNQGNIPSMEWTLAINTAISFLTSTNLQHYSGESGATYFSQMAVLTFLQFVSAGTSLAVGVAVVRSLQAKTSSSVGNFYQDFLLSITRIFLPISLLSAVLLSFTGVPMTFEPYQVIKTLEGHEQTVTTGPVAAMLSIKHLGSNGGGFYGANTAHPFENPNFASYIINLIDVFLLPMAFVVFLGYFLNRRKLAVILFTVMTGCWLALTIPTIQQELGGNIAISQMGVDQSAGSLEGKEIRFGTLASAFWCGVNVVIPAGTLTSMHDSYTPLSGVFMLLGMQLDAFYGGVGTGFLYMFLYIILAIFIGSLMIGRTPELVGKKVSIPEIQIATFVIVILPFLYLAATAIAVVILDANPDIGWLSNGNARPAGYHGFTTMLYEYVSSAAGNGSGFEGLGDNTPFWNLSTAVVMLLGRFIPIIGPLAIGGLLYQKQYTPPTAGVLPTESWTFGLLLTAIIFIIGALSFFPALAIGPIAEFLTQGAKP comes from the coding sequence ATGATACCGCAATATATCGGGCTTGGGTTGTTGTTTGGCCTGGCCGTTGGGTTAGCCATCGGAGCTGGGTGGTATATGAACCGCGTATTCAACGGCAAGAAGAGCGGATTCGATGTTCTGGCTCCGCTGGAAAGGCTTCTATACCGACTAGGCGGCATTGACCCGACTCAACCCATGACCTGGCGGCAATACGCCGTAGCTATGCTGACCATCAACGGCTTGTGGTTGGTGTATGGACTTATTGTGTTACTGGTGCAGGCAGCTATTCCTATCTGGAATCAGGGAAATATTCCATCGATGGAATGGACACTGGCCATCAATACAGCGATCAGTTTCCTAACCAGCACGAACCTTCAGCACTATTCGGGCGAAAGTGGGGCTACCTACTTCAGCCAAATGGCGGTGCTGACTTTCCTCCAATTCGTTTCGGCGGGAACGAGTCTGGCCGTTGGGGTGGCCGTGGTGCGGTCATTGCAGGCTAAAACCAGTTCGAGTGTCGGTAATTTCTATCAGGACTTTTTGCTGTCAATTACCCGAATATTTTTGCCCATATCCCTGCTCAGTGCGGTACTGCTGTCGTTCACGGGCGTTCCGATGACCTTCGAACCGTATCAGGTCATTAAAACCCTGGAAGGCCATGAGCAAACTGTAACAACCGGACCGGTAGCGGCTATGCTGTCGATCAAACATTTAGGCTCAAACGGGGGCGGATTCTACGGGGCGAATACCGCGCATCCATTTGAGAACCCCAACTTCGCCAGTTACATCATCAACCTGATCGATGTGTTTCTGCTGCCGATGGCATTTGTTGTTTTCCTGGGCTATTTCCTGAACCGCCGGAAGCTGGCCGTCATCTTGTTCACAGTCATGACGGGTTGCTGGCTGGCGCTAACTATCCCGACGATACAACAGGAATTGGGCGGGAACATAGCGATTAGTCAGATGGGAGTTGACCAATCGGCTGGGAGTCTGGAAGGGAAAGAGATACGATTTGGTACGCTGGCGTCGGCTTTCTGGTGTGGGGTAAACGTTGTGATCCCAGCTGGTACACTAACCTCAATGCACGACAGCTATACACCCCTGTCAGGGGTATTTATGCTGCTGGGAATGCAATTGGATGCCTTTTATGGCGGGGTAGGTACAGGCTTTCTTTATATGTTTCTGTATATCATACTGGCTATCTTTATTGGCAGTCTGATGATTGGCCGAACCCCTGAATTAGTAGGTAAGAAAGTAAGCATACCTGAAATTCAGATCGCCACATTCGTCATTGTTATCCTGCCCTTTTTGTATTTAGCGGCCACGGCGATAGCGGTGGTCATTCTGGATGCCAATCCCGACATCGGCTGGTTGAGCAACGGGAACGCCCGCCCGGCCGGTTACCATGGCTTCACGACAATGCTCTATGAGTATGTGTCGTCTGCCGCTGGCAATGGGTCGGGTTTTGAGGGTCTTGGGGATAATACGCCCTTCTGGAATCTATCTACGGCGGTGGTAATGCTGCTGGGCCGGTTTATTCCCATCATCGGGCCGCTGGCTATTGGTGGTCTTTTATACCAAAAGCAGTATACCCCACCTACGGCAGGCGTATTGCCCACTGAATCGTGGACATTCGGACTGTTGCTGACAGCTATCATCTTCATTATCGGCGCGTTAAGTTTCTTTCCGGCCCTTGCGATTGGCCCAATCGCTGAATTTTTAACTCAGGGCGCAAAGCCCTGA
- a CDS encoding porin: MKTIFTTLALVAGILTTSLAQTTDTTRVPAPRQAATVATPNSGLTVSGYIEAYYSYDFTAPKTAQERPVFLYNHKRNREVNVNLAFIKGAYVGERVRANLALQVGTYAQYNYAAEQDLIKNIYEANAGVKLSSKKDLWLDAGIFSSHIGFESAISKDCWTLTRSILAENSPYYLSGAKLTYTTSNGKLTLLGSVLNGWQRVTKLPGYSGPSISTQVQFRPSSKLTLNWSTFLGSDRPDSLKQGRFFNNFYAIINPTGKFGVILGFDIGSDRKPIISGDRRVGSGSYVWYSPVVIARLATSAKSYLAGRIEYYDDKNGVIVATSTPNGFQTWGYSLNYDYAILPNALFRIEGKVYNSKDAIFETTSGFGRSNTSLTTSLAISF, translated from the coding sequence ATGAAAACTATTTTTACAACATTAGCCCTGGTTGCTGGTATATTGACCACTTCGCTGGCCCAGACAACAGATACAACTAGGGTCCCCGCGCCAAGGCAGGCTGCGACAGTGGCAACCCCCAATTCTGGATTAACCGTGTCGGGTTATATTGAAGCCTATTACAGTTACGATTTTACAGCGCCTAAAACGGCTCAGGAACGTCCCGTCTTCCTCTATAATCACAAACGAAACCGGGAGGTAAATGTCAATCTGGCCTTTATAAAGGGAGCTTATGTGGGTGAGCGTGTTCGGGCAAACCTAGCCCTTCAGGTCGGTACGTATGCCCAATACAACTACGCAGCTGAGCAAGATCTAATAAAAAACATTTATGAAGCTAATGCAGGCGTCAAACTCAGTAGTAAGAAAGACCTCTGGCTGGACGCCGGGATTTTCTCCTCGCACATTGGTTTTGAAAGTGCGATCTCGAAAGACTGCTGGACGCTGACCCGGAGTATTCTGGCCGAAAACTCACCCTATTATCTGTCTGGTGCCAAATTGACCTATACTACGTCGAATGGTAAATTGACGCTGCTAGGCTCGGTGCTAAACGGTTGGCAGCGCGTCACCAAATTACCGGGTTACAGTGGTCCATCGATAAGTACCCAGGTCCAGTTCCGCCCTTCCTCCAAGCTGACGCTGAACTGGAGTACGTTTCTGGGATCGGATCGTCCGGATTCGCTCAAGCAGGGACGGTTCTTTAATAACTTCTATGCCATTATCAATCCAACGGGCAAGTTCGGGGTAATCCTGGGCTTTGATATTGGCTCTGACCGCAAACCAATTATCAGTGGTGATCGCCGGGTAGGCAGCGGTTCGTATGTGTGGTATTCGCCGGTTGTTATTGCCCGGCTCGCAACGAGTGCTAAAAGTTATCTGGCTGGCCGTATTGAGTATTACGACGATAAGAATGGTGTCATCGTTGCGACCAGCACCCCGAACGGATTCCAGACCTGGGGGTATTCGCTCAATTATGACTACGCTATTTTGCCCAATGCTCTCTTCCGAATCGAAGGCAAAGTGTATAATAGTAAGGATGCCATATTTGAAACGACGAGTGGATTTGGACGCAGCAATACGTCACTGACCACCAGTTTGGCCATTTCTTTCTAA
- a CDS encoding DUF1648 domain-containing protein, whose amino-acid sequence MRIKRIYQILSATLIVLPILVLLGNWERLPDQLPIHFDQFGQADQFGTRYQWLTGISWSILVLSTIRIVFLNLISRQPGIGRSQLVKLYLSTAVLMMGASILLIGQGIWQKPLYQEWLPILFFLFGSSFIYYGVPAELPTEPFKPKQANQLLVQQLAIRQRVHSLTRLVTIRVNLLAGLVMFFVRWQDRWSVGILANLLVYVFIAGYSFYQRRQLNEV is encoded by the coding sequence GTGCGGATCAAGCGAATATATCAAATCCTGAGCGCAACGCTGATCGTGTTGCCAATCCTGGTTCTTTTAGGGAACTGGGAGCGGCTACCCGATCAGTTACCGATTCATTTTGACCAGTTTGGGCAAGCCGATCAATTCGGTACCCGTTATCAGTGGCTAACGGGCATTTCCTGGTCAATTCTAGTATTGAGTACTATACGAATTGTTTTTCTAAACTTAATTAGTCGTCAGCCAGGTATAGGGCGTTCGCAACTCGTCAAGTTATACCTATCTACAGCGGTACTCATGATGGGCGCTTCGATCCTATTGATCGGGCAGGGTATCTGGCAAAAGCCTCTGTATCAGGAATGGTTACCGATTCTTTTCTTTTTATTCGGCAGCAGCTTTATCTATTACGGGGTGCCTGCCGAACTGCCCACTGAACCGTTTAAACCAAAGCAGGCCAATCAACTTCTCGTCCAACAGTTAGCGATTCGCCAGCGAGTACATAGCTTAACTCGCCTGGTGACCATACGAGTCAACCTACTGGCCGGGTTGGTCATGTTCTTTGTTCGGTGGCAGGATCGCTGGTCGGTAGGCATTCTGGCTAATTTGCTGGTCTATGTATTTATTGCCGGGTATTCATTTTATCAGCGTCGACAACTTAATGAAGTATAG
- a CDS encoding sensor protein KdpD, producing the protein MTDERDQSADQFLRLIQESRRGKFKIYIGMSAGVGKSYRMLQEAHALLRSGIDVKIGFIETHNRAETHALIDGLPIIPRRKLFYKGRELEEMDVQSIINQHPELAIVDELAHTNIPGSKNEKRWQDVLEILDAGINVISAVNIQHIESLYDEVHEITNIDVTERVPDRVLHMADEVVNIDLTADELITRLKEGKIYDQAKVATALTNFFQADKILQLRELALREVATAVERKIETSLPINLKAKPERFMASISSNPEIARRVIRKTARLAAYYNSRWYVLYVQTPAEDPDRIRLDLQRHLINNFKLATELGAEVIQAKGANVVNCIMEEVQKRNITTVCIGKPHFNLIQIILRTFAFNQLLTRLSESDTDLIILS; encoded by the coding sequence ATGACTGACGAAAGAGATCAATCGGCAGACCAATTTCTTCGACTTATTCAGGAGTCCCGCCGGGGAAAGTTTAAGATTTACATTGGTATGAGTGCTGGGGTGGGTAAATCTTACCGCATGCTACAGGAAGCCCACGCGCTCCTAAGGAGCGGCATCGACGTTAAAATTGGGTTTATTGAAACCCATAACCGGGCCGAGACCCATGCGTTAATTGATGGTTTGCCCATCATTCCGCGTCGGAAGCTATTTTACAAAGGACGTGAACTGGAAGAAATGGACGTACAGTCTATTATTAACCAGCACCCAGAACTGGCTATTGTGGATGAGTTAGCCCATACTAACATTCCGGGGTCAAAAAACGAAAAACGCTGGCAGGACGTACTGGAAATTCTGGACGCCGGTATCAATGTCATTTCGGCAGTCAATATTCAGCATATTGAAAGTCTCTACGACGAAGTGCATGAGATTACCAACATCGACGTAACGGAACGCGTTCCGGACCGGGTGCTGCATATGGCCGACGAAGTGGTGAACATTGACTTAACCGCCGATGAGCTGATTACTCGACTAAAAGAAGGTAAAATCTATGATCAGGCCAAAGTTGCTACAGCACTGACCAACTTTTTTCAGGCTGATAAAATTTTACAACTGCGCGAATTAGCCCTTCGGGAAGTCGCTACGGCGGTCGAACGTAAGATTGAGACGAGTCTACCCATTAATTTAAAGGCTAAGCCAGAGCGGTTTATGGCCAGTATTAGCTCGAACCCGGAAATTGCCCGCCGAGTTATTCGCAAGACAGCCCGGCTGGCGGCTTATTACAACTCCCGCTGGTATGTGCTCTACGTACAAACACCCGCCGAAGATCCCGACCGCATTCGGCTGGATCTGCAACGCCACCTAATTAACAATTTCAAACTGGCGACCGAGTTAGGTGCCGAAGTCATTCAAGCGAAAGGTGCTAATGTCGTCAATTGCATCATGGAGGAAGTGCAGAAACGAAACATCACGACAGTCTGCATAGGGAAACCTCATTTTAACCTGATTCAGATCATTCTGCGCACGTTTGCCTTTAACCAGTTGCTCACCAGACTTTCTGAGTCAGATACGGACCTGATTATTCTTTCCTGA